Genomic window (Streptomyces sp. LX-29):
GAGCGCGGAGTCCATCGAGCACCTCCTGCAGAAGCTGGGCCTCGGGCAGTTGCGCCGAGGGGATGGGGGACCGGGTGGTGAGGTGGCCGCTGTCCACGAGGTCGCCGAGCAGGACCTTGGTGACGCTCACCGGCAGGTGGAGGTGGCCGGCGATCTCGGCGACCGAGAGCGCTCCGCCCAGGCACAGCTCCATGAGCTTGCGCTTCTCCGGGCTGAGTGCGCCCAGCGGCCGGTCGCTGTGCGCCATCACCAGCGTGACCAGGTCGAAGGTGTTGCGGGTCGGGTGGGCACGGCCGTCGGTGACGACGTACGGCCGCACCAGCCCTCGCTCCTGACGCCGCGGCGGGGTCATGCCCGGCTGCCGATCCCCCGCCAGGCCGTGTCCTGCCGCGGTGGCGTGGTGAGCTCCTTGCCGAGCCGGTCGACCAGCTTCTGCATCCGGTAGCTGACCGCCTCCATGTCGACGTTCTCACTGGCGGAGACCGCCAGATAGGCGCCGGGGCCGGCCGCGATCAGGAAGATGTAGCCGCCGACGAACTCGACCAGCGTCTGCCGCCAGGGGGTCTCCTGGCGCTCGCAGAACTCCGAGGTGGAGCGGCTGATCGACTGGAGGCCGGAGAGGGCCGCGGCCTGTCGCTCGGCGTCGTCCCGGTCGATGCCCTCGGAGTGGGCCCGGAGCATGCCGTCCGCGGAGAGCAGGATCGCGTGCCGCGCCTCCGGCATCTTGACGACCTCGTCGAGCATCCAGCCCAGCTCGTTGTTCATGTGGTCGTTCATGCCTGGCGGTTCCCTTCGTCGTGGTGGGGGGCTTCGTCCGGGGCCTCGGCGCGACCCGACCGGGTTCCGCGCGCGAAGGCGCCCATGCGGCGTGCGGTCTCCTCCGCCGAGCGGACGCGGTGGGAGCCCGTGCCGGACTCCTCGGCGCCGGCCGCCTGCGCGGCCTCGGCCCGCTGGGCGGCCGCG
Coding sequences:
- a CDS encoding DUF742 domain-containing protein codes for the protein MTPPRRQERGLVRPYVVTDGRAHPTRNTFDLVTLVMAHSDRPLGALSPEKRKLMELCLGGALSVAEIAGHLHLPVSVTKVLLGDLVDSGHLTTRSPIPSAQLPEAQLLQEVLDGLRARL
- a CDS encoding roadblock/LC7 domain-containing protein; this encodes MNDHMNNELGWMLDEVVKMPEARHAILLSADGMLRAHSEGIDRDDAERQAAALSGLQSISRSTSEFCERQETPWRQTLVEFVGGYIFLIAAGPGAYLAVSASENVDMEAVSYRMQKLVDRLGKELTTPPRQDTAWRGIGSRA